Below is a genomic region from Erigeron canadensis isolate Cc75 chromosome 7, C_canadensis_v1, whole genome shotgun sequence.
cATATGGCGTGCATTTCCTTGGATCATTGAAATAGACGCCACGTATAAAACCAACGTTTACAACATGCCGCTTGTTGAGATTGTGGGTGTCACTCCAACTGGCAAGACATTCAGCATTGCGCACGCACTTATTGAAAATGAGCAACATGCGGCATACACATGGGTGTTACAGTGCTTGAGGTCGACGCTCGAAGAAGGGTTCGTCGTGCGTGTGGCACTCACTGATCGGGATCTGGCCCTCATGAAAGCGGTTAAGGATGTGATGCCGGAAACGAAGCTGATACTGTGTAGAATACACATTTGGAGGAATATTGAGTTACATGCTAACCCATCGTTTGGGTCAAAAAAAGATTATGGTTCGTTTAGACACCGGTGGGATAAACTCGTAAACTCAATCACGGTTAAAGAATACGCAGAGAATGAGCAGCGGCTAAAAGTATTCTTGGCAGATAAACCAAGTATATACATCCCGTCCCCATACTGTTTTTATGATAACGCTTACGATGTAACCATGTAGCtaaatcactttttattttcctgCAGATCTTTATAAGTATCTACAAATACAGTGGCTTGCCTCGTACAAGGAGTTATTTGTGTCATGTTGGGTCGACCAACACCGCAACTAtcgtaactacactaccaacagGGTTGAGAGCGAGCATTCTTTGCTGAAGTCAGTTATGCATCAAAAGCGGCTTACGTTCCACAGAATCGTTGAATGTGTTAACTCTGTTGTCAGCGGGCAATACACCGAAATAAAGGGGTCACTGGAACATTGCAGGCAgtacaatcaaaataaacacaactaTCCCTGTTTAAAGGATTTGCTCGGTAAAGCCTCCCATGTAGCCTTGCAAATTATGGTTGACGAAATTGATCGATTGAAAAATACAGTAAAAGGGGACGTGTCAAAGTGCGGGTGTACGGTATGGGCTAGTTGTGGCTTGCCATGTAGTTATCGACT
It encodes:
- the LOC122609422 gene encoding protein FAR-RED ELONGATED HYPOCOTYL 3-like; protein product: MQIVLQLLSDHQYTYQYTTDSKTGCLTNLFFVHPTSLDIWRAFPWIIEIDATYKTNVYNMPLVEIVGVTPTGKTFSIAHALIENEQHAAYTWVLQCLRSTLEEGFVVRVALTDRDLALMKAVKDVMPETKLILCRIHIWRNIELHTPVG